The Kordia sp. SMS9 genome window below encodes:
- a CDS encoding fructose 1,6-bisphosphatase, which produces MATKGENTNDADQANPSITDPSTKIEAIKNLIFGENIQEYNSEFDNIKNDILSKKKALENLIEEVRSELIQNIDNLSTDLNIRITELEANIENKLDDLDEKKVDRRQLGQLLINLGEKIGKE; this is translated from the coding sequence ATGGCTACAAAAGGAGAAAATACCAACGATGCTGATCAAGCAAATCCGAGCATTACAGATCCTTCTACAAAGATTGAAGCAATTAAGAATTTAATTTTTGGAGAAAATATTCAAGAATATAATTCTGAGTTTGACAATATCAAAAATGATATTCTTTCCAAAAAGAAAGCACTTGAAAACTTGATTGAGGAAGTGCGTTCTGAATTGATTCAAAATATTGACAATTTAAGTACAGACTTGAATATTCGTATTACGGAATTGGAAGCGAATATCGAAAATAAGTTAGACGATTTAGACGAGAAAAAAGTAGATCGCAGGCAATTAGGTCAATTACTTATCAATCTTGGAGAAAAGATAGGAAAAGAGTAA